The Desulfonatronum lacustre DSM 10312 region CCAGCCGGACCACCTTTGCCTCCACCTGCCACGGGGCGGGCCGGGCCCTGAGCCGGTCTCAGGCCCTGAAGCTGGCCAAAGGCCGGGACGTTCTGGACTCCCTGGCCTCCCAGGGCATCCTGATCCGGACCAACCACCTCAAGGGCCTGGCCGAAGAATCCCCCGCGGCCTACAAAGACATCCATCAGGTGGTCGAAGCCACGGCCCAGGCCGGCCTGACCGCCAAAGTCGCCCGCCTTGCTCCCCTGGCCTGCCTCAAGGGCTGAGGAATCCGTTTCGGTACAAGCTTTTTTTGTCACCGCTGATTGACAGTTCAAGGAAGTATGGCGTAAAGATACTTTCTTTGACGGGATGTAGCGCAGACTGGGAGCGCACCTGAATGGGGTTCAGGGGGTCGGAGGTTCAAATCCTCTCATCCCGACCAGAAATTTCAAAGGGTTACGGTGCAAACCGTAACCCTTTTTTGCGTTAAATTCCTGCCACTTTTAGAGCTGGCTTACCAAATAGTACCCTGGTGGATGAGTTGACCTCTCTTTTCTTGCTCCTTAACACTTGTTTTTTGAAGGGACTGTCAAAGGACTTTTTCAACACTCAAATAAGGAGCACTCCGTGCATGAAGTAAGCCTCGGCCAAAGTATTCAAGACTATCTCACCGGAGAAGAATTGGAACTGACCACCTACGAAGACCTGCGCCAGGGATTGGCCCGGCTACTGGTGGAGGAAAAAGGCTACCCCAAGGCCAATCTGTCCCCCAGAGTTCCCATCCAGTTCCTGGTGGACGGCAACCCCTTTTCCCGCAATGTGGACATCCTCGTTCGCAACGAGCACGGCGATCCGGCCCTCGCTCTGCTCTTCTGCTCCGGCACCCCCGAGACCTACACGCGGGAAGCGGTGTACGCCGCCAGGCTGCTGCCCGAAGCTCCCGCCCCCCTGGTCATCGTCACGGACAGCAAGGACGCCAGACTCCTGAGCGCCGCCAGCGGCAAGGTCCTGGCCAGCGGCTTCACCGCCATTCCCTCCTGGGAGGAACTGCAAGACCTCCTCGCCCAGCACCCGGCCCCTCAACTGGACCCGACCCGCCTGGCCCGGGAACAGCGAGTCTTCTACATGTACAGCGGATTCCTGGAAGGGTGTTGCGGTCAGTCATGCCCTGCCTGAGACGTCTTTGCGCCAGAGATCAAGGCCGGAGCAAGAGGCTGAAGACCAATTCACGTCGAATCCAACCAGAGCATGTCCCTTGGATGGGTTACGGGGCGATCATGTCTTGTTTTGACCGACGAACGGATTGTGAACGAGTACTCCTTCAATGGATTGCCCGGCATTGAGATCTTCGCTGATGACGATATCGGCTCCGGACTTGGAAGCGGAAACGATGATCATGGCATCCCAGAACGAGAGGCTGTTTCTTTCTTGAACCTCGGATGCGCGGAGCACGTCCTGGACTTCCGGTGTCATGACTTCCCAAGCGCAGTAGTTTTCAATGAGGCCGCGAGCAATGGAAGGCGTCAAGGGCTGCGGGATTTTCCTGGTGATGTTGACATAGAACTCCTGCAAGACCTGGATACTGAGTACACCCTGTCCGGTATCCCAAAGTTCCGCTACAAGCGAGGCGGCCACGGCATGACGCCGCCCCGCGTCCAGGTCGTGGGCGTAGATCAGGATGTTGGTGTCCAGGAACCGCTTACCGGGCATGGAGATCTTCCCTTGAAGCAGGACGTCCGCCAAAATGGTAGCCTTGGCGCAGGGAGGCCAGCGCCCTGTTTTTGCACTGTTCGTATTGCTTTTCCTGCTCCACGATTTCCCTGAGTTGGCTGCTGAGCATCCCGCTGATGGACATGGATTTCCGGGCGGCAAGGACTCTCAATTCAGACAACAGATCTTTTTCCAGGGCCAGCGTAATATTCTGTTTCATCAGCAACCCCCATTTTTCACGTAAATTCGTGCCACACGCATAACACGTGAAACAATGAGAAGACAAGGCACGTCCTGACACTCATTAAAAATAAGACCGGGGGCGGACTGATCGCTGATCATCCGCCCCATTTGGAGCGCGGGCTTTTTGGAAAGGCGGAAAAAGGCGACGGGCCTGAAGAAACGGAAGGAAAGGGACGGCCGATCAGTGCTTGACGGCCATGGGATTTTCCTGGAGCACCAGGGATTTTTCGCCGTCTCGGAGCAGACTGATCATTCTGGCCAGGGAATTGTCATGAAGTTCGTGGATGTACTCCTGGTCCACCCGAATCTTGCGGCGGACGTTGAGCAGAGAGAGGAAGACGAGGCTTTTGTAGATTTTTCGGTTGGTTTTGAACGAAAAGATATAGCTGTCCAGGGAGCTTTCCAGAAAACGGTCGTTGCGCCGCTGCACGGCCCGGCTGAAGCTCACGGACTGCAACCAGTAGGCACGGTGAATCATGGCGTCGGCCTGCATCTCCAGCCAAGCATGGGACTGATCCTGCTGCTCTTCCACCAGAATCCCGTGGGCCACGGTATCGGCGGCCAAGTGACAGAGGTAGCCGTAGGCAAAGGCCTTTTCCGAGTCGTTCTGGGCCTGATCCAGAAACCGCTTCCCCGTAGTCCAGCTGTGCGGGCTCTTGTCCTCGGGCAGATAGCTCTTGCCCAAAATCATGTCCGCCATCAGATTTCCGTATAAAAAGTCTTGACGATATTTCGTCATGAGCCCAAATATTGCGCTTGGGATGATCGAGGCGTAGGCGAAGAGTTCGCTAGCCACGTAGATGTGGGTCAGTGGGCCCCAGGCCCAGGCCGTGGAAGGAACGACGAGCAGTCCGATAAGGACGAGCAGACATTTGATGAGCATGAAGATTCGGTTTCCTCTGAAGTTGAATCCGGGTTCTCTAGCCGAACCCGCCCGAGACCGCAAGACGCGATATTTTTTGCGCCCACTTTTTCTCGTGCAGCGCATCAAGTATACTCGTTTCATGCAAAGTCCAGGGTGTCGCCTGAACCATTTTAAGTCAAAAACTTGACAGAAAACATTTTCTTCCTATCTTGGGCATTCATTTCCACATCTTGCCACTTTGATTCTTGCGCAAGGAGAATAATCGACCATGAGTGTTTCTTTCAAAGACTATTACCAACTTCTGGGCGTTTCCAAGACCGCGTCCCAGGACGAGCTTTCCAAGGCCTTCAAAAAAATGGCCCGGAAATATCATCCGGACCTGAATCCGGACAACGCCGATGCGGAGAAAAAATTCAAGGAACTCAACGAAGCCTATGAAGTGCTCAAGGATCCGGAGAAGAGAAAATTGTACGATTCCCTGGGCCCAAACTGGCAGCACGGCCAGAATTTCCAGCCGCCGCCGGGCTTCGATTCCAGCCGCTTCCGTTCGTACTCGTCAGGCGGTCCCTCTGGAGGTCCGCAATTCGAGGGCGGTTTCGGCGGGTTCAGCGACTTTTTCGAGACCATCTTCGGGGGCCAGTTTCGCGGAGAACAAAGCTATCAGGGCGACCCCTTCGGTTCCGGCGGGTTCGGCCCCCGGCAGACCAAAGGTCGGGACGTGGAGGTCGGCATGGAGCTGCCCCTGGAGGACGCTTTTTCCGGCGGCGCCAGAGCCATTTCCTTTCAGGAGCAGGTGATCGGTCCGGACGGGATGCCGCGCATGGAAACCAAGTCCTTGCAGGTGAACATCCCGGCCGGAATCAAGAACGGTTCCCGGATTCGGCTGGCCGGGCAAGGTTCGCCGGGAATGCGCGGCGGTCCCAATGGGGATCTGTATCTGAAGATCAAGATCGCCCCGCACCCCAAGTTCAAGCTGGAAGGCAACTCCATTGTCTACGACCTGCTCCTGGCGCCCTGGGAAGCAGCCCTGGGCAGCAAGGCCCGGGTTCCAACCCTGGCCGGGGCCGTGGAAATGAACATCCCCGCCGGGACCGGCAGCGGAAAAAAACTGCGCCTGCGCGGCAAGGGCCTGGGCAAGGGCGACCAGCAAGGCGACCAACTGATCCGCGTGATGATCACGGTCCCTGAAAAACCCAGCGACCAGGAGCGCGAATTGTGGGAGCAACTGGCCCGGACGTCCACGTTTCAGCCCCGACATGACGACTGATCAGTTCACAGGGAGCAAAAATCCATGGCACTAAGCATCAAAATACTGAACGAGGAACTGCCCGCGACATCGGAACTGGTGATTTGGTCCCGGTTCATTGAGTTGACCGGAATCCACCCGACCAGACTGGGCGAGCTGGTGGAACTGGGCTGGCTCTGCCCCAACAGGACCCAGGAGGACTGCTACCTGTTCCACCCCCGGGACGTGTACAAGGTCAGCAAGCTGGAGCGAATCTGCACCGACTTCGAACTTCCGGCCCTGGCCGGGACGATCATTATCGACCTGCTGGAACGCATTGAGGACCTGGAACTGCAGGTCCGGGATCTACGCCGCTTGCTGTAGCCCCCATGCCCCCATCAATCCCATAACTCCCATACGTTCCATTCCACCTCCAAGGAGGACCCGCATATGGACATGAACAAATTCACCCAAAAATCCCAGGAAGCCCTGGCCGAAGCCCAAGCCGCGGCCATCCGTTTCGGACATCAGCAAATCGACGTGGAGCATCTGCTCCTGGCCCTGGTCAACCAGGAAAACGGCTTGGCGCCTCGCCTGTTGGATCGGGCCGGGGTCAAGCCGCAAAATTACGTGCAGGCCCTGGAAAGTGAGATCGGCAAGCTGCCCAAGATCAGCGGTCCCGGAGCCCAGCCCGGCCAGGTGGTGGTGACCCCGCGTCTGAACGGCGTCCTGCTCAAGTCCCAGGATCAGGCCAAGAAGATGCAGGACGAATACGTCAGCGTGGAGCACGTCCTGCTGGCCATCCTGGAGGAGCCCTCCTCCACGGCCGCCGGGCGGGTGAACAAGCAGTTCAGCCTGACCCCGGACCGCATCCTGGCCGTGCTCACCGAAGTCCGCGGCAACCAGCGGGTCACCTCGGCCAATCCGGAAGACACCTACGAGGCCCTGCAGAAATACGGTCGCGACCTGGTGGAGGAGGCCCGCAAGGGCAAGCTGGACCCGGTCATCGGTCGGGACCAGGAAATCCGCCGCTGCATCCGGGTCCTGTCCCGGCGGACCAAGAACAACCCCGTTCTGGTGGGCGAGGCCGGGGTGGGCAAGACGGCCATCGTTGAGGGCCTGGCCCAGCGTATCCTGAAGCAGGACGTGCCCGAGGGCCTCAAGGACAAGACCGTCTTCTCCCTGGACATGGGCGCGCTCATAGCAGGGGCCAAGTACCGGGGCGAGTTCGAGGAACGGCTCAAGGCCGTGCTCAAGGAAGTCCAGCAGTCCGAGGGCCGGATTCTGCTGTTCATCGACGAAATCCACACCATTGTCGGCGCGGGCAAGGCCGAGGGGGCCATGGACGCCGGCAACCTGCTCAAGCCCATGCTGGCCCGGGGCGAACTGCACTGCATCGGGGCCACCACCCTGGACGAATACCGCAAGCACATCGAGAAGGACCCGGCCCTGGAGCGCCGCTTCCAGCCCGTGCTGGTGGAAGAGCCCAGCGTGGAAGACACCATCTCCATCCTGCGCGGCCTGCGGGAGCGCTTCGAGGTCCACCACGGGGTGCGGATCAACGACAGCGCCATTGTCGAAGCCGCGGTGCTCTCTCACCGCTACATCACGGACCGCCAGCTCCCGGACAAGGCCATTGATCTGATCGACGAGGCCGGGGCCATGCTGCGCACGGAAATCGACTCCCTGCCCTCGGAGCTGGACGAGATCAACCGCAAGGTCCTGCAACTGGAGATCGAGCGCGAAGCCCTGAAGCGGGAGACGGACGAAAGCTCAAGGGACCGTCTGGAAAAGCTGGAAAAGGAACTGGCCGATCTCAAGGAATCTCAGGGTACTCTGCTGGCCCAGTGGGAAAAGGAAAAGCAGACCATCGACGAGCTGCGCAACGTCAAGGAAACGATTGAAAAGGTCCGCCTGGAAATCGAGGAGGCCGAACGGGCCTATGATCTGAACCGGGTGGCTGAATTACGCTACGGCAAACTGGCCCAACTGGAAAAGATGCTCGCCGATCAGGACGACAAGATGACCGCGGATTCCGGCGGGGCGCGAATGGTCAAGGAAGAAGTCGGCCCCGACGACGTGGCCGAGATCGTCTCCCGCTGGACCGGGATTCCGGTTTCGCGGCTCCTGGAAGGGGAGCGGGAAAAGCTGCTCCGCCTGGGCGATACCCTGCACGAGCGGGTGGTGGGCCAGGACGAAGCGGTCACGGCCGTGGCCGACGCCGTGCTCCGGGCCCGGGCCGGGCTGAAGGACCCCAACCGGCCCATCGGCTCGTTCATCTTCCTCGGCCCCACCGGCGTGGGCAAGACCGAGCTGTGCAAGACCCTGGCCCAGGCCCTGTTCGACACCGAGGAGAACATGGTCCGCCTGGACATGTCCGAGTACATGGAAAAGCACACCGTGGCCCGACTGATCGGCGCGCCCCCCGGATACATCGGCTACGACGAGGGCGGCCAGCTCACCGAGGCCGTGCGCCGCAAGCCCTACAGCGTGGTCCTCTTCGACGAGGTGGAAAAGGCCCACCAGGATGTGTTCAACGCCCTGCTGCAGATCCTGGACGACGGACGGCTGACCGACAGCCAGGGTCGGACCGTGGACTTCAAGAACACGATCATCATCATGACCTCCAACCTGGGCTCCCAGTACCTGCTGGAAGGCATCACCCCCGAGGGCGAGCTGCGGCCCGGCACACGGGAGCAGGTCATGGGCACCCTGCGCTCCCATTTCCGGCCCGAGTTCCTGAACCGGGTGGACGAGGTGGTCCTGTTCAAGCCGCTGCTCCTGGAACAGATCAAGCAGATCATCGACCTGCTGCTCCAGGGGCTGCGCGGACGGTTGGCGGACCGCAAGATCGAGCTGGAGATGGCCGACCAGGCCCGGGAATTCATCGCCCGGGAGGCCTACGACCCGATCTACGGGGCCCGCCCCTTGCGGCGCTATCTCCAGGCCCGGCTGGAAACCCCGCTGGCCAAGGCGATCATCTCCGGCAAGATTCTGGACGGCCAGAAGATTCGCATCGACGTGGGCGACGACGGGTTGGTGTTGAACAATGGGTGAGGTGACGGGAAGAATTCAGAATTCAGGAGTCAGGAGTCAGGAGTCGGAAGGGGGGAGC contains the following coding sequences:
- a CDS encoding chaperone modulator CbpM; protein product: MALSIKILNEELPATSELVIWSRFIELTGIHPTRLGELVELGWLCPNRTQEDCYLFHPRDVYKVSKLERICTDFELPALAGTIIIDLLERIEDLELQVRDLRRLL
- a CDS encoding DnaJ C-terminal domain-containing protein; the encoded protein is MSVSFKDYYQLLGVSKTASQDELSKAFKKMARKYHPDLNPDNADAEKKFKELNEAYEVLKDPEKRKLYDSLGPNWQHGQNFQPPPGFDSSRFRSYSSGGPSGGPQFEGGFGGFSDFFETIFGGQFRGEQSYQGDPFGSGGFGPRQTKGRDVEVGMELPLEDAFSGGARAISFQEQVIGPDGMPRMETKSLQVNIPAGIKNGSRIRLAGQGSPGMRGGPNGDLYLKIKIAPHPKFKLEGNSIVYDLLLAPWEAALGSKARVPTLAGAVEMNIPAGTGSGKKLRLRGKGLGKGDQQGDQLIRVMITVPEKPSDQERELWEQLARTSTFQPRHDD
- the clpB gene encoding ATP-dependent chaperone ClpB — its product is MDMNKFTQKSQEALAEAQAAAIRFGHQQIDVEHLLLALVNQENGLAPRLLDRAGVKPQNYVQALESEIGKLPKISGPGAQPGQVVVTPRLNGVLLKSQDQAKKMQDEYVSVEHVLLAILEEPSSTAAGRVNKQFSLTPDRILAVLTEVRGNQRVTSANPEDTYEALQKYGRDLVEEARKGKLDPVIGRDQEIRRCIRVLSRRTKNNPVLVGEAGVGKTAIVEGLAQRILKQDVPEGLKDKTVFSLDMGALIAGAKYRGEFEERLKAVLKEVQQSEGRILLFIDEIHTIVGAGKAEGAMDAGNLLKPMLARGELHCIGATTLDEYRKHIEKDPALERRFQPVLVEEPSVEDTISILRGLRERFEVHHGVRINDSAIVEAAVLSHRYITDRQLPDKAIDLIDEAGAMLRTEIDSLPSELDEINRKVLQLEIEREALKRETDESSRDRLEKLEKELADLKESQGTLLAQWEKEKQTIDELRNVKETIEKVRLEIEEAERAYDLNRVAELRYGKLAQLEKMLADQDDKMTADSGGARMVKEEVGPDDVAEIVSRWTGIPVSRLLEGEREKLLRLGDTLHERVVGQDEAVTAVADAVLRARAGLKDPNRPIGSFIFLGPTGVGKTELCKTLAQALFDTEENMVRLDMSEYMEKHTVARLIGAPPGYIGYDEGGQLTEAVRRKPYSVVLFDEVEKAHQDVFNALLQILDDGRLTDSQGRTVDFKNTIIIMTSNLGSQYLLEGITPEGELRPGTREQVMGTLRSHFRPEFLNRVDEVVLFKPLLLEQIKQIIDLLLQGLRGRLADRKIELEMADQAREFIAREAYDPIYGARPLRRYLQARLETPLAKAIISGKILDGQKIRIDVGDDGLVLNNG
- a CDS encoding type I restriction enzyme HsdR N-terminal domain-containing protein: MHEVSLGQSIQDYLTGEELELTTYEDLRQGLARLLVEEKGYPKANLSPRVPIQFLVDGNPFSRNVDILVRNEHGDPALALLFCSGTPETYTREAVYAARLLPEAPAPLVIVTDSKDARLLSAASGKVLASGFTAIPSWEELQDLLAQHPAPQLDPTRLAREQRVFYMYSGFLEGCCGQSCPA
- a CDS encoding zinc dependent phospholipase C family protein, with the protein product MLIKCLLVLIGLLVVPSTAWAWGPLTHIYVASELFAYASIIPSAIFGLMTKYRQDFLYGNLMADMILGKSYLPEDKSPHSWTTGKRFLDQAQNDSEKAFAYGYLCHLAADTVAHGILVEEQQDQSHAWLEMQADAMIHRAYWLQSVSFSRAVQRRNDRFLESSLDSYIFSFKTNRKIYKSLVFLSLLNVRRKIRVDQEYIHELHDNSLARMISLLRDGEKSLVLQENPMAVKH
- a CDS encoding PIN domain-containing protein, encoding MPGKRFLDTNILIYAHDLDAGRRHAVAASLVAELWDTGQGVLSIQVLQEFYVNITRKIPQPLTPSIARGLIENYCAWEVMTPEVQDVLRASEVQERNSLSFWDAMIIVSASKSGADIVISEDLNAGQSIEGVLVHNPFVGQNKT